AATAACCAAGGCCAATGAACTGCGAAGttgttaataaaaaaacaaaatactGTATATCGTGAGTATAAATTATAAAACATATACATGATAATACATCATACATACAAATTACAAAATAGAAATATCTgttgaaattttcaaatttcaCATTCTCAAACTCCATTACAATTTGATATGCAAAGAAGCaaaattttaatacaattactcaacttttttatataattaaatggACAAGAAATATACCCAACAGATACATGTCCacaattcatttttttaatttaaaaaaaaaaagctattcATGATCAAACCTTTCCCAATAAACACTAGTAGTTCCCAAAagataccaaaaaaaaaacattgcCCACGTTTAATTTAAAtctcagaaaacaaaaagtaaataattaaccAAATCTTGGAATAAGCTTAGCAAGAAGAGGTGACTTCATCTCAAGAGAAAGTTTCAAGCACTCTGATAAGTCAACATGATTTGTAGGAATCCATTTGAATGTTTGAAGCAATATAGCAAGCCAAAGCTCCACAGTAGCCAAGCCCATAGCCTTGCCAGGACACACCCTTCTTCCAGAACCAAATGGTGCAACCCTAAGATCAGACCCCATTATTTGAACCTCTTCTTCTATGAACCTCTCTGGCTTGAACTCTTCTGGCTCACACCAAACTTCTTTGTCATGGGTGATGCCCCACATGTTCACCATTGCCGTTGTGCCAGCTGGAATCATGTGGGGGCCCACTTGTGTGTCGTGGATTGCAAGCCTCGCCCATGATAGCAGTGGGCCTGGTGGGTGCATTCTTAGGGTTTCTTTCACTATGGCACGTAGGTATGGTAGATTTTGAAGATCTAGATCATTGATTGTACGATCATACCCAACTACAGAGTCGATTTCAGATTGAGCTTTTGCTTGGATTTCAGGGTGCAATACCATCCTTGCTAGAATCCATTCCAAAAGAATTGCTACTGTATCAGTCCCTCTAAATATCATTTcctgaaataaattaaaaaaaaatcagtaaaatatattaaattatctaacaaTTCAGAATATCATATTCACTTGATAACGTCACAGACTCACCCAAAGAATAGCAACCATATCAGAGTGCTGAAGCTTGCTCTGTTTTTCCAAATCTAGTAACACGTCAACAAAGTCATCAAAGGCTTCATCCTTGGCAACCCTTTTCATTCTATGTTCCAATATGATATTTCCAACAAAATCATCCACTTTCGCTACTAGATTCCTACACCTCTTTCTGACACCTTGCAAATCCAACCAACCCAAGAGAGGGAAGTGGTCACTCCAATTGAAAACACCAAGCAGATCATACCCTTCTTTCACCAACTCTTCAAGCTCACGCCCATTACCACCTTCACCAAACTCATAGCTTTTCCCAAACACACTCATCATCACATTGTTTAACGATCCTAAATGCAACACCTCTCTAACCTTAACCTCACTCTTCTTCTCCATCAAACCAACCATTTCTTTCACCATGTGCTTACCAACTCTAGCTCTGAACTCACCGCTAGCAGCGATCCTCCGTGGAGAGAACAAATGAACGGTGGCGATTCTTCTAAGGTTCCTCCAGTATTCGCCATAAGGAGCGAACCCCATTGCACGGTGGAAGAGAAGCTCGTAAGCTGATTCTTTGATAGGTCGATCAGCGAAAGCTGAACTGTTAAGAATCTCTTTGGCCGTGTTAGGGTTTGTGGAGATAACAAACCGGGTCACCCCAATAGAAAATGCCATCAAGTTCTTGGCCTTGAATGTTTCGGCCAAGTTAGCCAGAACCCTGTGAGTTAAGGTTCCAGTGAAGGCCGAAACAAGGCCAAGAACTGGAAGACCTGAAGGTCCAGGAATCGATCTTTTGTTGTTATTAGTATTATCGGCACGTGGTGATTCTAAACGGAACTTGGAGAGAGCCCAAGCAAGACCACCAGGGACCAACCAATAGTTGAAAACAAGAAGTAATAGAAGGAGAGAAAGGAATACATGAAAGTTGAGCGATGCAAAACAAAGTGAAGGTGGGAGAAGCATAGAGCATAGATGTGATGATGACATTATTGTGTgtattcttcaattttttgagagtggatggaattgttgaagagCAAAGGTGTGGGAAAGTATTTATATAGAGATGCTGGACAATGAAGAGGCACTCATATAAACCTTACCTACCCTTAATTAATTACGAGATCTCGTCATCATTTATATCGTAATTATTCGCATGCATATATCATGATGtaatcttctttttattattatttttacttttataaccttttaataataatctttttaaaataagtgtTTTCTCTctcaatttttaattaaaaaaacaaatatatttgAATAATGCATTTTTATagatacttttatttttctaataaaacTACACTTTGCCTATTTGTATAGGTTtataagtaattttttatttttaacttataaaaatatatattattagtgtccgatgtaattttaaaataaaattgtagaaatgttatatcttttaaaaaatttatttttttcgtaataaaaatttttttatcatatttttttaaaaataaacatttttagaattaaaaaactagatacaaaataatttatttataagttacaattaatataaatatttattatttaaactattttttaaaagaagtttaattaaattgtttatCCAAAAGGAGCTTAATTAAACTTTTTATCTAAATTTATGGTCAATTTGGATAAACAACTTAAATTAAGAACCCGTTTGGAGAAGTAGCAGaagctattttttttttctacttcTAGATTATAAAAGGTTATAATACACGCATTTAGCAccattttaaagaaaatattttaccTTTTCAAAAAACTTAATTCACagctttttgaaaaaaatagaaatatatgACTTCTCTCCTTCTccataaaaattattttattactcgcttaaaaaaatgacttcaaaacaaaaaaaatctactttga
Above is a genomic segment from Arachis stenosperma cultivar V10309 chromosome 1, arast.V10309.gnm1.PFL2, whole genome shotgun sequence containing:
- the LOC130972475 gene encoding cytochrome P450 78A5-like; its protein translation is MSSSHLCSMLLPPSLCFASLNFHVFLSLLLLLLVFNYWLVPGGLAWALSKFRLESPRADNTNNNKRSIPGPSGLPVLGLVSAFTGTLTHRVLANLAETFKAKNLMAFSIGVTRFVISTNPNTAKEILNSSAFADRPIKESAYELLFHRAMGFAPYGEYWRNLRRIATVHLFSPRRIAASGEFRARVGKHMVKEMVGLMEKKSEVKVREVLHLGSLNNVMMSVFGKSYEFGEGGNGRELEELVKEGYDLLGVFNWSDHFPLLGWLDLQGVRKRCRNLVAKVDDFVGNIILEHRMKRVAKDEAFDDFVDVLLDLEKQSKLQHSDMVAILWEMIFRGTDTVAILLEWILARMVLHPEIQAKAQSEIDSVVGYDRTINDLDLQNLPYLRAIVKETLRMHPPGPLLSWARLAIHDTQVGPHMIPAGTTAMVNMWGITHDKEVWCEPEEFKPERFIEEEVQIMGSDLRVAPFGSGRRVCPGKAMGLATVELWLAILLQTFKWIPTNHVDLSECLKLSLEMKSPLLAKLIPRFG